The Faecalibacter bovis genome includes the window ATCCAGAGAAATTCATTGGTATTCACTTCTTTTCGCCGGTTGATAAAATGCCATTGGTAGAAATCATTGTTGGGAAACAAACGTCTGACGAAACATTAGCACACGCGATTGATTATGTGACGCAAATTGGTAAAGTTCCGATTGTCGTAAATGATTCGCACGGATTCTTTACTTCACGTGTATTTGGTTTCTACAATTTCGAAGCAGCGGCAATGGTGTTAGAAGGAATTAATCCACAAACGATCGAAAATGTAGCAAAACAAGCCGGAATGGCAATTGGACCTTTAGCGGTGATGGATGAGGTTTCGATTGAATTAATTTTACGCGTTATCGCACAAAAAGAATCATTAAACGAAAACGAAAAACAACTAAAAGATTTCTTCCAAAAAATGGCTGATGCAGGTCGTTTAGGGAAAAAAGTAGGAAAAGGTTTCTACGATTACCCAGAAGGAGGAAAGAAAACACTTTGGAAAAACGAATTCGTTGAAGTCAAAGCAGAACAAACAGTATCGAACGAGGATATTGCGAAGCGTTTAATGCACGCGATGGCTTTAGATAGCTACCGTTGTTTAGAAGAAGGCGTTTTAAATACGACTTTAGATGGAGATATCGGATCGATGTTAGGATTAGGTTTCGCACCACATACTGGAGGAGTTTTCTCTTACATTGATATGGTAGGAATCCAACAATTCGTAGCAGATTGTGATCGTTTCTTACCTAACGGAAATCAATGGGAAGTGCCACAATCATTACGCGATTTAGCCGCTCAGAATTTCAAATTCTATACAGGAAATACTCAAAATTGGACAAAAAAATAAGTTTATAAAAACACACAAAATCACAAAAAAATGAAATCACTTTATTTTAATGAAGACCACGAATTATTTCGTCAATCGGTAATTGAATATATTAATAAAAAGAAACCATTCTTCGACCAATGGGAAGAAGATCGTCAAGTTCCAAAATCGGTTTGGAAAGAGATGGGAGAGATGGGATTTTTAGGTTTAATGTACGATGAAAAGTACGGCGGATCGAATGTAGATTTCTTCTATTCTGTTATCTTAATGGAGGAAATGGCAAAAGCCGGAAATGCTGGTTTATTAGGAGGTTTCTCTGTTCACTCGTATATGGCAACAAACCATATCAATAACATTGGATCAGAAGAATTAAAACAAAAATATTTAGTACCCTCTATTTCAGGTGATATTTTAGGAGCCATTGCTTTTACAGAGCCAAATGCAGGTTCAGATGTACAAGGAATTACAACTTTTGCAAAGAAAGAAGGGGATCATTACATCATTAATGGTTCTAAAACCTACATTACAAGTGGATGTTCAGCGGATTATTTCTTAACATTATGTAAGACAGAAGCTGGTTTTGATATTATCGTTATCGATGGGGATGCACCTGGAATTACACGTAATAAATTAAATAAAATCGGATTACACTCTTCGGATACGGCAGAAATTTTCTTCCAAGATGTGAAAATTCCAACCTCTAATTTAGTTGGAAATGAAGGAATGGGATTCTATTATGTCATGGAGTCTTTCCAATTAGAGCGTTTATGTTGTGCAATTATGGCGATTGGAGCAATGGATACAATTATTGCTGAAACGTTAGAGTTTATGAAGAATCGTAAAGCGTTTGGTCGTCCAATTGCTTACTTCCAAGTATTACGTCACCGTTTAGCGGATTATTGTACAGATTTAGAGTGTATTCGCTCGTTAACGTATGAAACGTGTTGGCGTTTTATGAATGGAGAATATGCGATTAAACAAGCTTCAATGTGTAAATTAAAAGCAACAGAGTTACAGAATGAAGTAGTTGCTGGATGTTTACAAATGCACGGTGGAGCAGGATATATGGAAGATTATCCAATTGCGCGTTATTTCCGTGATGCGCGTGTCGGAACAATCTATGGTGGTTCTTCCGAGATTATGCGTGAGATTATCGCTAAGGTGGTCGTGGACGACGTACAATTTGGTAAAGTCTATTAATGTGTTTTTAATATAGATATTTCTTGATTTTTATGGTGAAATCAGAAAATGTTAAAGTAGCAAACAAGGATTGCAGTCCTTGAATGCTACTTTTTTTATAAAATTAAAACGGTAAATGATGAACATATTAAACGGAATAAAAATTCTTGATTTTTCAAGGTTACTTCCAGGTCCAATGGCAACTAAGCAATTGATGCAAATGGGCGCGGAAGTAATAAAAATAGAACATCCGAAAAAACCTGAACTAACGCGATTAATTCCACCTTTTGAGGATGGAATATCAGTTTCTTATTTGATGGTGAATAAAGGTAAAGAAGTTCGTCAAATTCAATACGAAACAGAAGAAGGTAGAAATGAAATTTATGAATTGGTAAAAGAAGTGGATGTATTAATCGAAACGTTTCGTCCTGGAACGATGCAGAAATTAGGTTTTGATTATCAAACGTTAAAAACCATTAATCCTAAATTAATTTATGTTTCGTGTACTTCTTATGGTCAATCTGGACCTTATGCACATTTGGCTGGACATGATCTTAATTTTATGGCTTATTCTGGTTTATTAGCAAATAATAAAAATATTGATGGAAATATTACGATGCCTTCTTATCAAGTAGTAGATTTATATGGAGGAACGGAGCAAATTATCAATTCGGTTTTATTAGGAATTATTCAGCGTTCAAATACAGAAAAAGGCGATTGGTTTGATGTTTCGATTACCGAAGCAGCATTACCGATGAATGCGTTATTGGCGCCGCCTGTTTGGTACAATGAGAAGGCTCAAGCGTTTGATGTTTTAAGTGGTAAATTACCGCATTATACCTACTACAAATGTAAAGATGATAAGTTTGTTGTTTTGGCTGGTTTGGAAGATAAATTTTGGCAAAATTTATGCACGAAATTAGGACGTGAAGAGTGGAAATCCGAAAACTTAATGACTTTGATTCATCGTCAAGATATTCGTCAAGAATTAATCGATTTATTTTTAACTAAAACTAGAGATGAATGGGTTGAATTTTTCCAAGATACAGAAGTTTGTTTTTCGCCTGTTTTAGAGTTTGAAGAAACATTATCTAATCCTCATTTTACTGAAAAGGGAAGTTTTGAATTTACTGAAGATGGAAAACATATTATTGGATTTAAGCTAGGTATTAAGCAATTAAGTGATTCTTAAAAATTAAAGTAGAGTTATTAAATTTTTGGTAAGATAATTGTTTAAATATTCTTGGTTGAAAATTATTTAAAAATGAAAATCTTAAAGAAATTAAGTCTTATTCTAACTTTTGGTTTTATAGGTTTGTTCATCTATTCTTGCAATGGTACAACTAGTATTCATGGAATAGAAAATAAATCTAAACATAAAAAACATGGAAAAAAATATCCACGTTACGATGTTAAATATGAAAGCCATAAGAGAAATTTACCTCCTGGTCATAAGAAAAAAGTTTATGGTGATCAATCAGCAAAAAAGCACGCACCTGGACATAATAAACATAAAATTCACAAAAATTCTATTAAAAAAGGAAAAGGAAGTTTTAAAGGTGGCAAAGGAAAAAGCCATGGAAAAAAACATCACTAAAATCAAAAAGGCTGAAAACTTAAGTTTTCAGCCTTTTTGATTTAATATCTAAAACCGTATTAGTCTACGACTTCCATTTCTATGTTTAAAATTCCAGCGTTAATAGATCCTATTTCAGTAAATGCTGCTCTACTTAAGTCTAAAACTCTTGATTTTGAATGTGGTCCTCTATCATTAATTTTAACAATAACAGATTTTCCATTTCTAACATTTGTTACTTTTACTTTTGTACCAAATGGTAAAGTTTTGTGTGCAGCTGTGTACTCGTTTTTGTTGTATAATTCGCCGCTTGATGTTTTACTTCCGTGAAATTTATCTGCGTACCAAGAAACAATACCAGTTAATTTTTCTTTAGCTTCTTCTACAGCTTCGGAAACTTCGTTTGTAGTAGATTTTTCTTCCTTTGAAGTTGTGTTTTTTAACTCTTTTTCTTTGATAGGGTTAGAGTTTTCAACTGTAAATAAATCTGTAGTTAAATTACTCTCAGCTTTTGCTATTGGAGCGATCATAATGATCGTTAATATTGCGAAAATGCTTCTTCTCATCCGTTAGATTTTCTGATTATATATCTAAGATAGGGAACGAAGTGATAGAAAAAGCATGGTGCCGAAGATCTGTATAGTTATTCAATTTTAATCAATCTATAACTCGCTTATAATCTACGATTCAAGAATATGTTAAATTATAGTTAAAAAAAAGTGTAAATATTAAAATTTTTAAGAAAAAGGTAACTTTTAGATTTAAATAATTTAAAATCAATGTATTAGTTAAATTATTCTATCTAAATGAGAATTAAAGAACATTTTAATTTTCGTTAATTCCATCACTTTTTTAATAATTTCAGCACGATCATTATCACTCATCTCAGGATTTTTCGTTGAATCCATTAACAGTTTTATTTCTTTCTCTATATATAAAGCTTTAAACCTTAGTAATACATCAAATAAATCTTTTGCAATAGAATCTTCGATAGATTTGGTAGTAATTCCTTGTTTTAATTTCCAATTTTCACTGATTGAATGAGAATCAATCATCATTTGGGTAGCTAATTGAGTTACATTTTGATCGGTAGATCTAGAAAAATAATTTCCACTTCTTAATTCATTGTTTTCTAAACCAATTTCAACCTCATTTATAATATTTTGGTAAAGCGGATTAGATAATTTAAGATCGTTATGATTAAATTGATTGATAATTTCTTCAATCACTGTGGTAACATATATTTCGTTCTGATCATTTTTTAATTCAACTTCCAAATCACCAAATTGCATTATAAGTTTAATGATTTCATCTTCAATAACAGTTAAATTATTAACAACAATTTTTTTGTCGTTGGTAGGAATTATTGTTAAATCACTTTTTTTATCAACAATAGGTGAAATAGGTTCTTCTCTATTATTGATTTGCGCTAAAGTTTTGAAAAGTACATCTTCACGTATTTCCATAATTTTAGCAGTTTCCATAACATATAATTCTCGCTGAATCATGTTAGGAATTAAAGCAATGGATTTGATAATTTCCCTGATTAATTCTGATTTTTTAACAGGATCTTGTTTAGCTTCCTCTAAAAGAAGATTTGCTTTGAATTTGATGAAATCGGTAGAATTTTCTTTTATATACGTCGAAAGCTCGGATGATGAATGTTTTCTTGCAAAAGAATCTGGATCTTCGCCATCTGGTAAAGGCAAAATTTTAACGTTCAATTCTTGAGCTAAAATCATATCAATACCACGAAAAGAAGCTCTAATACCAGCAGCATCACCGTCGTACATCACTGTTACATGAGAGGTAAGACGTTTAATCATTACAATTTGCTCCTTCGTTAATGCTGTTCCAGAACTTGCCACAACATTTTCTATACCGGCCTGATGCATAGAAAGAACATCAGTGTAACCTTCAACTAATAAACATTCGTCTTGTTTTAAGATCGCCTGTTTAGCTTGAAAAAGTCCATATAAAGTTTTACTCTTAAAGTAAATTTCGTTTTCAGGTGAATTTAAATATTTGGCAGCTTTTACATCGTTACGCAATATTCGACCTCCGAAACCAATTGGTCGTCCAGAATAACTATAAATAGGAAAAATAACACGTTCTCTAAATTTATCAAAACGTTTTCCATCTTCTTTATAACTAACTAAACCAGAAGCTTCAATAATTTCTTTAGAATACCCTTTTTTTTCAGCATATTCAGCGAAAGCATCCCATTTATTTGGAGAATATCCTAACTCAAATCGTTTAATAATTTCATTTGAAAATCCACGTTCTTTGAAATATGATAAACCAATCATATTTCCTTCTTCAGATTCATGAAGTTGATTAACAAAAAAGTTTTTAGCAACTTCTGTTAAGATATATAGACTTTCTTTCGTTTTTTGAGCTTCTTTTTGCTCTGGCGAAAAATTAGTATCCTCTTCAATTTCTATGTTGTATCGTTTAGCTAACCAACGAAGTGCTTCGGGATAGCTAAATTGTTCCAATTCCATCAGAAATGATACGACATTTCCACCTTTTCCGGTTGAAAAATCTTTCCAAATTTGCTTCGCCGGAGAGACTACAAAAGATGGTGTTTTTTCGTCAGTAAAAGGAGAAAGTCCTTTCAAACTACTTCCTGCACGTTTTAACTGTACAAAATCACCAATTACTTCCTCAACTCTGGCAGTGTTAAAAATGGTATCAATGGAATTTTTAGAAATCAATTTTTTATTTTTTAAATAAGTGGATTAAGTAATACTAAAATATTTTTCAACTTTAATATCCTTCAACTTTAGATATTTTTTCAATTTAATAATTCTTCAAAATTAGATAATATTAAAATAAGATAGATAAAAATGAGTTTTTTAATTTTCTATTTTCTATAAATAATTGAAGATTTAGTTTTAAATGTGAAAGGATATGATTAAATTAGATAGAATTAAAAATAAGATTTTATATTTTTATTTAACTCTACTCCAGTTTGTTAAAACTTTTATTTATATCAACTTTATTATTGGTATGATATTGGTGTAAATTTATAAGCATAAACTGAAATAGAAAATGAAAAAAACTATCCTAAAAATGATGTTTGTTGGAATTTTAGCAACTGCATTCACTACATCTTGCTCAACTACACTACCTGGAATTACAAAACCTACTGATAATAATTCAATCTTAGGAAAATGGGAGTTAGATTACCTTGCTACAAATGATGGTAAATCTTTAGTAGATAGTTTTCCTAATGGAGCACCTTATTTAAATTTTGTTTCAAATACTTTATTAAATGGTTCTGATGGTTGTAATACATTAAATGGAACTGTAGATGTAAAAGGAAATGAAATAACTTTTGGAAATTTAGCATCAACAATGAAGGCTTGTCAAGGTGTAAATGACTATGCATTCAATTCTAAATTAAAAGGAAATTTAAAATATTCGATAAGTGATGATACGTTAACTTTAATCCAAGGGGATATTGCAGTTATGAGATTTAAAAGACCAACAGCTTTACAAGGAACTTGGGTTTTAGAAGAATTTATTGGAAAAGATCGTTCTGCTAAAACTTTAGATCAACGTTTTCCTAATAAAAAACCAACGGTTACTTTCCAAAATAACCAAATTTCTGGAACTAATGGATGTAATAATTTAACAGGTGGTTACTTAGCAGTTGGTAAAACTATTAAAATGGGAAATATCGCTACAACCAGAATGGCATGTGATGGGGTAGATGAAGCAAGTTTTAATGAACGTTTTAATGCCACTAACTCTTACGAAATTTCTAATGGTAAATTAATTTTGTATGCAGATGGTGTAAAAACTATGGTTTTTGGTAACTTAAAACAACCAAGATAATTTATAATAAGTAAATATAATATGAAAGCTGTTCGTTAAGAGCAGCTTTTTTTATTGTTATATTTGTACTTCAAATTCAAAAATTAAATGAAATTTCCAAGAATATATCAATTAGATGAAGTAGCGTCTATTATTGATGCAAAATATATAGGTGATGCTAATTTTCCGGTTCATGGAATTAATGAAATTCATCGAGTAGAAGCTGGTGATATTGTTTTCGTAGATCATCCAAAATATTATGATAAAGCGTTAGAATCTGCTGCGACTATCGTTTTAATTAATAAAGAAGTCGAGTGTCCTGAAGGGAAAGCTTTGTTAATATCTGATGATCCATTTCGTGATTTTGTAAAAATTGGTCAGCATTTTTTACCTTTCTTAGAAGCTACTAAAAATATTAGTGAAACTGCAGAAATTGGTGAAGGAACAATTATTCAACCGGGAGCTTTCATCGGAAACCACGTTAAAATTGGTAAAAATTGTGTAATCCATTCTAATGTTTCTATCAACGACTAT containing:
- a CDS encoding acyl-CoA dehydrogenase family protein, whose protein sequence is MKSLYFNEDHELFRQSVIEYINKKKPFFDQWEEDRQVPKSVWKEMGEMGFLGLMYDEKYGGSNVDFFYSVILMEEMAKAGNAGLLGGFSVHSYMATNHINNIGSEELKQKYLVPSISGDILGAIAFTEPNAGSDVQGITTFAKKEGDHYIINGSKTYITSGCSADYFLTLCKTEAGFDIIVIDGDAPGITRNKLNKIGLHSSDTAEIFFQDVKIPTSNLVGNEGMGFYYVMESFQLERLCCAIMAIGAMDTIIAETLEFMKNRKAFGRPIAYFQVLRHRLADYCTDLECIRSLTYETCWRFMNGEYAIKQASMCKLKATELQNEVVAGCLQMHGGAGYMEDYPIARYFRDARVGTIYGGSSEIMREIIAKVVVDDVQFGKVY
- a CDS encoding META domain-containing protein, which encodes MKKTILKMMFVGILATAFTTSCSTTLPGITKPTDNNSILGKWELDYLATNDGKSLVDSFPNGAPYLNFVSNTLLNGSDGCNTLNGTVDVKGNEITFGNLASTMKACQGVNDYAFNSKLKGNLKYSISDDTLTLIQGDIAVMRFKRPTALQGTWVLEEFIGKDRSAKTLDQRFPNKKPTVTFQNNQISGTNGCNNLTGGYLAVGKTIKMGNIATTRMACDGVDEASFNERFNATNSYEISNGKLILYADGVKTMVFGNLKQPR
- the dnaG gene encoding DNA primase, whose protein sequence is MISKNSIDTIFNTARVEEVIGDFVQLKRAGSSLKGLSPFTDEKTPSFVVSPAKQIWKDFSTGKGGNVVSFLMELEQFSYPEALRWLAKRYNIEIEEDTNFSPEQKEAQKTKESLYILTEVAKNFFVNQLHESEEGNMIGLSYFKERGFSNEIIKRFELGYSPNKWDAFAEYAEKKGYSKEIIEASGLVSYKEDGKRFDKFRERVIFPIYSYSGRPIGFGGRILRNDVKAAKYLNSPENEIYFKSKTLYGLFQAKQAILKQDECLLVEGYTDVLSMHQAGIENVVASSGTALTKEQIVMIKRLTSHVTVMYDGDAAGIRASFRGIDMILAQELNVKILPLPDGEDPDSFARKHSSSELSTYIKENSTDFIKFKANLLLEEAKQDPVKKSELIREIIKSIALIPNMIQRELYVMETAKIMEIREDVLFKTLAQINNREEPISPIVDKKSDLTIIPTNDKKIVVNNLTVIEDEIIKLIMQFGDLEVELKNDQNEIYVTTVIEEIINQFNHNDLKLSNPLYQNIINEVEIGLENNELRSGNYFSRSTDQNVTQLATQMMIDSHSISENWKLKQGITTKSIEDSIAKDLFDVLLRFKALYIEKEIKLLMDSTKNPEMSDNDRAEIIKKVMELTKIKMFFNSHLDRII
- a CDS encoding septal ring lytic transglycosylase RlpA family protein, translated to MRRSIFAILTIIMIAPIAKAESNLTTDLFTVENSNPIKEKELKNTTSKEEKSTTNEVSEAVEEAKEKLTGIVSWYADKFHGSKTSSGELYNKNEYTAAHKTLPFGTKVKVTNVRNGKSVIVKINDRGPHSKSRVLDLSRAAFTEIGSINAGILNIEMEVVD
- a CDS encoding CaiB/BaiF CoA transferase family protein codes for the protein MMNILNGIKILDFSRLLPGPMATKQLMQMGAEVIKIEHPKKPELTRLIPPFEDGISVSYLMVNKGKEVRQIQYETEEGRNEIYELVKEVDVLIETFRPGTMQKLGFDYQTLKTINPKLIYVSCTSYGQSGPYAHLAGHDLNFMAYSGLLANNKNIDGNITMPSYQVVDLYGGTEQIINSVLLGIIQRSNTEKGDWFDVSITEAALPMNALLAPPVWYNEKAQAFDVLSGKLPHYTYYKCKDDKFVVLAGLEDKFWQNLCTKLGREEWKSENLMTLIHRQDIRQELIDLFLTKTRDEWVEFFQDTEVCFSPVLEFEETLSNPHFTEKGSFEFTEDGKHIIGFKLGIKQLSDS